A section of the Drosophila sechellia strain sech25 chromosome 3L, ASM438219v1, whole genome shotgun sequence genome encodes:
- the LOC6605825 gene encoding protein commissureless 1 gives MISTTDYPTVETTTTAEELYAEYISAPASSMSPAAIAEHLQQNQITFEIPSAHDLRHIDALNSFNALLQRIGNAAVSYDPAPPSGWSPDGSISTEQLSKSVVLDLADLRDRSEESGESSWWSQIFGDADMHVIINYLWIGVVSSLVILSLVFILFSCYFYRKFRTWKKCNKDIRAQIHAASDSYSSHLVGCDASRLLLHQQMQHPHHRSSEAGFYQIESPPCYTIATGLPSYDEALHHQPRHFAYGMKFVYPSLAAVHHHHHCISNWEKQEPLNKLQKCKLSAAVAVEEDKADSSSSSSASASPSSSESSNLAAATPAICINMPSGRQDEEVDNSDSDSAVAVAVAAAQSLQPAAPADDDCASLVVVVAA, from the exons ATGATTAGCACCACGGATTATCCAACGGTGGAGACCACCACCACAGCCGAAGAGCTCTATGCGGAGTACATATCCGCGCCGGCCAGCAGCATGAGTCCCGCTGCAATTGCCGAGCACCTGCAGCAGAATCAGATCACCTTTGAGATACCCAGTGCCCACGATCTGCGACACATCGACGCCCTCAACTCCTTCAACGCCCTGCTCCAGAGGATTGGCAATGCGGCGGTGTCCTACGATCCCGCTCCTCCAAGCGGCTGGTCCCCGGATGGCAGCATCAGCACCGAGCAGCTCTCCAAGTCGGTGGTTCTGGATCTGGCCGACTTGCGGGATAGGTCCGAGGAATCGGGCGAATCCTCGTGGTGGAGCCAGATCTTCGGGGATGCCGACATGCATGTGATCATCAACTATCTGTGGATCGGTGTGGTCAGCTCGCTGGTCATTCTGTCGCTGGTCTTCATCCTCTTCAGCTGCTACTTCTACAGGAAGTTCCGcacttggaaaaaatgca ATAAGGACATACGTGCCCAGATCCATGCGGCCAGTGACTCGTACTCCTCGCACCTGGTTGGTTGCGATGCCAGCAGACTGCTGTTGCACCAGCAGATGCAGCATCCACATCATCGGAGCAGCGAGGCTGGGTTCTACCAAATCGAATCGCCGCCCTGCTACACAATCGCCACCGGATTGCCCAGCTACGATGAGGCACTGCATCATCAGCCCCGGCACTTTGCCTACGGCATGAAGTTCGTTTATCCCTCGTTGGCGGCCgtgcatcatcatcaccattgCATTTCCAATTGGGAGAAGCAGGAGCCGCTGAATAAGCTGCAAAAGTGCAAGCTGtcagcggcagtggcagtggagGAGGATAAAGCCGACTCCTCATCGTCCTCGTCTGCATCGGCATcgccatcctcttcggaatcCAGCAACTTGGCCGCAGCAACGCCTGCCATTTGCATTAACATGCCAAGTGGGCGGCAGGATGAGGAGGTGGATAATTCAGATTCCGATTccgcagttgcagttgcagtggcagcagcacaAAGTTTACAGCCGGCGGCGCCTGCCGACGATGATTGCGCTTCATtggtcgttgttgttgccgcgtGA